One genomic region from Cellulomonas fengjieae encodes:
- a CDS encoding acyl-CoA dehydrogenase family protein, whose amino-acid sequence MVGTSLSGHVSLSPFATPAVADVPGTVEEALRVVPTWSTDLVPGGGATARLWELLATLGAADLGVARAVEPHLDARAILAQAGIPDSGGTWGVFAAEGPGVRVDAGRDDAERDDGWRLRGTKPWCSLAGVLDSALVTAHLPDGGRGLFAVDLRQSGVRLVDQAWVSRGLAEIPSTPVAFDDVPAKPVGGPGWYLERPGFWWGGIGVAACWFGGAVGLGRRLHAEAARRDDPLLAMHLGAVDHRLEDARRALAEAAALVDAHTLGAPEGRLLAKRVRATVALVCEDVVARVGHALGPAPLALEEEHAKRVADLQVYVRQQHAERDDASLGTALASREAPW is encoded by the coding sequence ATGGTCGGCACGAGCCTGTCCGGCCACGTGAGCCTGTCCCCGTTCGCGACTCCGGCGGTCGCCGACGTGCCCGGGACGGTCGAGGAGGCGCTGCGCGTCGTCCCGACCTGGTCCACCGACCTCGTGCCCGGCGGCGGCGCCACGGCGCGGCTCTGGGAGCTGCTCGCCACGCTCGGCGCCGCCGACCTCGGCGTGGCGCGGGCGGTCGAGCCGCACCTGGACGCGCGCGCGATCCTCGCCCAGGCCGGCATCCCCGACAGCGGCGGGACCTGGGGCGTGTTCGCGGCCGAAGGTCCGGGCGTGCGGGTCGACGCCGGGCGCGATGACGCCGAGCGCGACGACGGCTGGCGGTTGCGCGGCACCAAGCCCTGGTGCTCCTTGGCCGGCGTGCTGGACTCGGCGCTGGTCACCGCGCACCTGCCGGACGGCGGGCGCGGGCTGTTCGCGGTCGACCTGCGCCAGAGCGGCGTGCGCCTGGTCGACCAGGCCTGGGTCTCCCGGGGCCTGGCGGAGATCCCGAGCACCCCCGTGGCGTTCGACGACGTGCCCGCGAAACCCGTCGGCGGTCCCGGCTGGTACCTGGAGCGGCCCGGGTTCTGGTGGGGTGGCATCGGCGTCGCCGCGTGCTGGTTCGGGGGCGCGGTCGGCCTCGGCCGGCGCCTGCACGCGGAGGCCGCGCGGCGCGACGACCCGCTCCTCGCCATGCACCTCGGCGCGGTCGACCACCGGCTCGAGGACGCCCGGCGGGCACTGGCCGAGGCGGCGGCCCTGGTCGACGCGCACACCCTGGGCGCCCCCGAGGGGCGTCTGCTGGCCAAGCGCGTCCGCGCGACGGTGGCCCTCGTGTGCGAGGACGTGGTCGCCCGGGTCGGGCACGCCCTCGGCCCGGCACCGCTCGCACTCGAGGAGGAGCACGCCAAGCGCGTCGCCGACCTGCAGGTCTACGTGCGCCAGCAGCACGCCGAGCGCGACGACGCGTCCCTCGGCACGGCGCTCGCGTCACGGGAGGCACCGTGGTGA
- a CDS encoding YdeI/OmpD-associated family protein: MAGRDDAPRVHVESVEEWRDWLLAHHATEPGAWLVSWKASTGRPCVQYERAVEEALAVGWIDSAGRTLDDERRMLWFTRRKPGSGWARTNKERIVRLEAEGRMTPAGRAVIDAAKADGSWTLLDDVENLVVPDDLAAAFDRHPGSRQNFDAFPPSARRAILEWIVHAKREATRTARLQETARLAAQNLRANQWKPKE, translated from the coding sequence ATGGCAGGCAGGGACGACGCTCCGCGGGTGCACGTGGAGTCCGTCGAGGAGTGGCGCGACTGGCTCCTGGCTCACCACGCGACCGAGCCGGGGGCCTGGTTGGTGTCCTGGAAGGCGTCGACCGGTCGGCCCTGCGTGCAGTACGAGCGCGCCGTCGAGGAGGCGCTCGCCGTCGGCTGGATCGACTCCGCCGGCCGCACGCTCGACGACGAGCGCCGGATGCTCTGGTTCACCCGCCGCAAGCCCGGCAGCGGCTGGGCGCGCACCAACAAGGAGCGCATCGTCCGGCTCGAGGCCGAGGGGCGCATGACGCCGGCCGGCCGGGCGGTCATCGACGCCGCCAAGGCCGACGGTTCCTGGACCCTCCTGGACGACGTGGAGAACCTCGTCGTGCCCGACGACCTGGCCGCGGCGTTCGACCGGCACCCGGGGTCGCGGCAGAACTTCGACGCGTTCCCCCCGTCGGCGCGTCGCGCCATCCTCGAGTGGATCGTGCACGCCAAGCGTGAGGCCACCCGGACGGCCCGGCTCCAGGAGACGGCGCGGCTGGCGGCGCAGAACCTCCGCGCCAACCAGTGGAAGCCCAAGGAGTAG
- a CDS encoding low temperature requirement protein A, translated as MASSSQRTGGGRWGMRANVLRQGDAHDGSRVGYVELFFDLVFVFAITQLSHGLIAHPDLTTLLHTLVLGWAVWWLWIDTTWVTNWLDPEKVPVRTMLLVLMLLGLLMSSAIPEAFDGKALLFAVPFVLIQVGRTLFTVWAMGRHWPENAVNFVRITVWVSVSGAFWIAGALADDTTRLALWAVAALLDAAGPRALFWVPGMGPTDPTTWAVRGSHMAERVSLFLILSLGESIIVTGTAFAELELDATTLLAFLAAFASTVLMWLLFFDRSEHSATAYLSSRADPGMVAQTAYTYVPFLLIAGIVLTAVADELVLLHPVGHTDTWTAGLICGAAAVYLLGNAFFRRATGGRWSAAHLAGVVLVLALFGLRDVLTPLGLNWLSNGVLLAVIVGDVVRARTQQQPEP; from the coding sequence ATGGCGTCGAGCTCGCAGCGCACCGGTGGCGGCCGGTGGGGCATGCGCGCGAACGTGCTGCGGCAGGGGGACGCCCACGACGGCAGCCGGGTGGGGTACGTCGAGCTCTTCTTCGACCTCGTGTTCGTGTTCGCCATCACGCAGCTGTCGCACGGTCTCATCGCCCACCCGGACCTGACCACGCTGCTGCACACGCTGGTCCTCGGCTGGGCGGTGTGGTGGCTGTGGATCGACACCACGTGGGTGACCAACTGGCTGGACCCGGAGAAGGTGCCGGTCCGCACGATGCTGCTGGTCCTCATGCTGCTCGGGCTGCTCATGTCGAGCGCCATCCCGGAGGCGTTCGACGGGAAGGCGCTGCTCTTCGCGGTCCCGTTCGTGCTCATCCAGGTGGGTCGCACGCTGTTCACCGTGTGGGCGATGGGCCGGCACTGGCCCGAGAACGCGGTCAACTTCGTGCGGATCACGGTGTGGGTGAGCGTGTCCGGGGCGTTCTGGATCGCGGGTGCGCTCGCCGACGACACCACGCGGCTGGCGCTCTGGGCCGTCGCGGCCCTGCTGGACGCCGCCGGTCCGCGTGCCCTGTTCTGGGTGCCCGGGATGGGGCCGACGGACCCGACCACGTGGGCCGTGCGCGGGTCGCACATGGCCGAGCGCGTGTCGCTGTTCCTCATCCTCAGCCTGGGCGAGTCGATCATCGTCACCGGCACCGCGTTCGCAGAGCTCGAGCTCGACGCGACGACGCTGCTCGCGTTCCTCGCCGCGTTCGCCAGCACCGTGCTCATGTGGCTGCTGTTCTTCGACCGGTCGGAGCACTCGGCCACCGCCTACCTGTCCTCCCGCGCCGACCCCGGGATGGTCGCCCAGACCGCCTACACCTACGTCCCGTTCCTGCTCATCGCGGGCATCGTCCTGACCGCCGTCGCCGACGAGCTCGTGCTCCTGCACCCCGTCGGGCACACCGACACGTGGACCGCCGGGCTCATCTGCGGAGCCGCGGCCGTGTACCTGCTGGGCAACGCGTTCTTCCGACGGGCGACCGGTGGCCGGTGGTCCGCGGCGCACCTGGCCGGCGTCGTGCTGGTGCTGGCGCTGTTCGGCCTACGCGATGTGCTGACGCCGCTCGGCCTGAACTGGCTGTCGAACGGCGTGCTGCTCGCGGTGATCGTCGGCGACGTCGTGCGGGCCCGTACACAGCAACAGCCCGAACCCTGA
- a CDS encoding FAD-binding protein, producing the protein MELELGIAVDAGPDAGPLAQRAEAAGLDLVVVREGAARLDPWTTAAWVAGSTGRIPVGVSHGPAGPAGYPAVVAKARQSLDVLSGPRLIDAEPGWVVAPAGAHVAELRDLARTGLPVVVPVTAVEDVDRVAALAGDRSGGPRRSAAARSRRRDGIDYDGVPETLRDTAVEPGDRGYRAVSSNYLRGGAPGLVLRPRTPEQVADAVAFARHHPHVPLGVRSGGHGISGRSTNDGGLVIDVGAMSSIEVLDVDRRLVRIGPGATWKQVAAALDPYGWALGSGDYGGVGVGGLATAGGIGYLSRAHGLTVDHLRAVELVLADGSLVRAAAHERPDLFWAVRGAGANFGIATAFEFEVDEVGDVGYAILALVTPDIEASLLRFGELATQAPRDTTVFLVTGRPRHGQSVIQLYAMVDSSDADVIVGRLTPFLELGDLAQQEVAVTRYAGVMARAHDVGPDGHQGTGEPVSRSAFAPRMTPELAHDLGELLRTGRVFFLQLRTMGGAIADVPSAETAFAHRSPDFQLTAMGTEHASLDPAFDRLAHHFDGLYLSFETDLRPERLADAFPPLVLSRLRDAKRRYDPDNLFRDNFTVDPLGGRPKESS; encoded by the coding sequence ATGGAGCTCGAGCTCGGGATCGCCGTGGACGCGGGGCCCGACGCGGGGCCGCTCGCGCAGCGGGCGGAGGCGGCAGGTCTGGACCTGGTCGTGGTGCGCGAGGGCGCGGCCCGCCTGGACCCCTGGACGACGGCGGCGTGGGTGGCGGGCAGCACGGGGCGGATCCCGGTCGGCGTGTCCCACGGCCCGGCGGGTCCGGCGGGGTACCCCGCGGTGGTGGCCAAGGCGCGGCAGAGCCTCGACGTGCTCTCGGGTCCCCGCCTGATCGACGCCGAACCCGGCTGGGTCGTCGCCCCGGCGGGTGCGCACGTCGCCGAGCTGCGGGACCTCGCCCGGACCGGGCTGCCGGTGGTCGTGCCGGTGACCGCCGTCGAGGACGTCGACCGCGTGGCGGCGCTGGCGGGGGACCGCAGCGGCGGTCCGCGGCGTTCGGCGGCGGCACGGTCCCGCCGCCGGGACGGCATCGACTACGACGGCGTGCCGGAGACGCTGCGCGACACCGCGGTGGAGCCGGGGGACCGCGGCTACCGCGCGGTGAGCTCGAACTACCTGCGCGGGGGCGCGCCCGGACTGGTGCTGCGGCCGCGCACGCCGGAGCAGGTCGCGGACGCGGTCGCGTTCGCGCGCCACCACCCGCACGTGCCGCTGGGCGTCCGCAGCGGCGGGCACGGCATCAGCGGCCGGTCGACGAACGACGGCGGGTTGGTCATCGACGTCGGCGCGATGAGCTCGATCGAGGTGCTCGACGTCGATCGCCGGCTGGTGCGGATCGGTCCCGGCGCCACCTGGAAGCAGGTGGCGGCCGCCCTCGACCCGTACGGGTGGGCGCTCGGCTCGGGCGACTACGGCGGTGTCGGGGTGGGCGGGCTGGCCACGGCGGGCGGGATCGGGTACCTGTCGCGTGCGCACGGGCTGACGGTCGACCACCTGCGCGCGGTCGAGCTGGTGCTCGCCGACGGCAGCCTGGTGCGCGCCGCCGCACACGAGCGCCCCGACCTGTTCTGGGCGGTCCGGGGCGCGGGTGCGAACTTCGGCATCGCCACCGCGTTCGAGTTCGAGGTCGACGAGGTGGGCGATGTCGGCTACGCCATCCTGGCGCTGGTCACCCCCGACATCGAGGCGTCGCTCCTGCGGTTCGGGGAGCTGGCCACGCAGGCACCCCGGGACACCACCGTCTTCCTGGTCACCGGCCGGCCGCGTCACGGCCAGTCCGTCATCCAGCTCTATGCCATGGTCGACTCGTCGGACGCGGACGTCATCGTCGGGCGGCTCACGCCGTTCCTCGAGCTCGGTGACCTGGCGCAGCAGGAGGTGGCCGTGACGCGGTACGCGGGCGTGATGGCCCGGGCGCACGACGTCGGCCCGGACGGCCACCAGGGCACGGGCGAGCCGGTCTCCCGGTCCGCGTTCGCGCCCCGGATGACCCCGGAGCTCGCGCACGACCTCGGGGAGCTGCTCCGCACCGGACGCGTCTTCTTCCTCCAGCTGCGCACCATGGGTGGGGCCATCGCCGACGTGCCGTCCGCCGAGACGGCCTTCGCCCATCGTTCGCCGGACTTCCAGCTGACCGCGATGGGCACCGAGCACGCGTCCCTGGACCCGGCCTTCGACCGGCTCGCCCACCACTTCGACGGGCTGTACCTCAGCTTCGAGACCGACCTGCGACCCGAGCGCCTCGCCGACGCGTTCCCGCCGCTGGTGCTCAGCCGACTGCGCGACGCCAAGCGGCGCTACGACCCCGACAACCTCTTCCGTGACAACTTCACCGTCGACCCGCTCGGCGGGCGACCGAAGGAGAGCTCATGA
- a CDS encoding LLM class flavin-dependent oxidoreductase yields MTDYGHDLLFGTFTTPSVAGAQQVIDLAVTADRAGLDLVTFQDHPYQPAFLDTWTLLSYVAARTKSVRLSGNVLSLPLRPPAVLARAVASLDRLSGGRIELGLGAGAFWDGIQAMGGRRLTPGQGVDALREAVTLIRDTWDTDTRGGVRLDGRYYQAAGAKRGPAPAHDVDIWLGAYKPRMLALTGEVADGWLPTFEYLDDGLASLPELNARIDDAALAAGRAPQDVRRLMNVMRVEFAPSGRGLLAGPPALWVEQLTDLALTHGITAVLIGGDDAVTLERFAAEVVPAVRDQVGLERAATT; encoded by the coding sequence ATGACCGACTACGGGCACGACCTGCTGTTCGGCACGTTCACGACCCCGAGCGTGGCCGGCGCGCAGCAGGTGATCGACCTTGCCGTCACGGCCGACCGCGCCGGGCTGGACCTGGTCACCTTTCAGGACCACCCGTACCAGCCGGCGTTCCTGGACACCTGGACCCTGCTGTCCTACGTCGCCGCCCGCACGAAGAGCGTGCGCCTGAGCGGCAACGTGCTGAGCCTCCCGCTGCGCCCGCCGGCGGTGCTCGCCCGGGCCGTCGCCTCGCTGGACCGCCTCAGCGGCGGGCGGATCGAGCTCGGCCTCGGCGCGGGAGCGTTCTGGGACGGCATCCAGGCGATGGGCGGACGCCGGCTCACCCCCGGTCAGGGCGTCGACGCGCTGCGCGAGGCGGTGACGCTCATCCGCGACACCTGGGACACCGACACGCGCGGCGGCGTGCGGCTCGACGGCCGGTACTACCAGGCCGCCGGCGCCAAGCGCGGTCCGGCGCCCGCGCACGACGTCGACATCTGGCTCGGTGCCTACAAACCGCGGATGCTGGCGCTGACGGGGGAGGTCGCCGACGGGTGGCTGCCCACGTTCGAGTACCTCGACGACGGGCTCGCCTCCCTCCCGGAGCTCAACGCGCGGATCGACGACGCCGCGCTCGCCGCGGGTCGCGCACCGCAGGACGTCCGCAGGCTGATGAACGTCATGCGCGTCGAGTTCGCGCCCTCGGGTCGGGGGCTGCTCGCCGGGCCACCGGCGCTGTGGGTGGAGCAGCTCACGGACCTGGCCCTGACGCACGGCATCACGGCGGTCCTGATCGGGGGCGACGACGCCGTCACCCTCGAGCGGTTCGCCGCCGAGGTGGTCCCCGCGGTGCGGGACCAGGTCGGTCTGGAGCGGGCCGCGACGACCTGA
- a CDS encoding M15 family metallopeptidase: protein MTRSLGPRAAPDRRRRTRWAALALAGTLAAGAALVVQDLGGAFPTDPPPPPSAMSATTPTGLDPELERRFGDAQGAAAADGVTLTLTSGWRSAAQQQALVDDAIERHGSLEEARRWVLPPESSAHVQGTAIDVGPTEGALWLGEREVEFGLCRTYANELWHFELLADGADRCPDQLLDSSGGW, encoded by the coding sequence ATGACTCGCTCCCTCGGCCCACGTGCCGCACCGGACCGCCGCCGCCGCACGCGATGGGCGGCCCTGGCCCTGGCCGGCACGCTGGCCGCCGGGGCCGCGTTGGTCGTGCAGGACCTCGGCGGCGCGTTCCCCACCGATCCGCCCCCGCCCCCGTCGGCCATGTCCGCCACGACTCCCACCGGCCTCGACCCCGAGCTCGAGCGGCGGTTCGGGGACGCCCAGGGGGCCGCTGCGGCCGACGGGGTGACGCTGACCCTGACCTCGGGCTGGCGCTCCGCAGCGCAACAGCAGGCGCTGGTCGACGACGCGATCGAGCGGCACGGGTCGCTCGAGGAGGCACGCCGCTGGGTGCTGCCGCCGGAGTCGTCCGCGCACGTGCAGGGGACGGCGATCGACGTCGGTCCGACGGAGGGAGCGCTGTGGCTCGGCGAGCGCGAGGTCGAGTTCGGCCTGTGCCGGACGTACGCCAACGAGCTGTGGCACTTCGAGCTGCTCGCCGACGGGGCCGACCGCTGCCCGGACCAGCTCCTGGACTCGTCTGGCGGCTGGTGA
- a CDS encoding phage holin family protein yields the protein MVVFLIRALIFLASAALGLWIASLVVDGFTVRASGFVVAVVVFAVLQSVLTPWFLVMSRKYANALTGAVGLVSTVVALFVASLISDGLTIDGATAWVLGSLTVWIVTMLATLILPLIFLRNRVQKKDATA from the coding sequence ATGGTCGTCTTTCTCATCCGCGCCCTGATCTTCCTGGCCTCGGCAGCCCTGGGCCTGTGGATCGCGTCGCTCGTCGTCGACGGCTTCACCGTCCGGGCGTCCGGCTTCGTGGTGGCGGTCGTCGTGTTCGCGGTCCTGCAGAGCGTCCTGACGCCCTGGTTCCTGGTGATGTCGCGCAAGTACGCCAACGCGCTGACCGGTGCGGTCGGCCTGGTCTCCACCGTGGTGGCGCTGTTCGTGGCGTCGCTCATCAGCGACGGGCTGACCATCGACGGCGCGACCGCCTGGGTGCTCGGTTCGCTCACCGTCTGGATCGTCACGATGCTCGCGACGCTGATCCTCCCGCTGATCTTCCTGCGCAACCGGGTGCAGAAGAAGGACGCGACGGCCTGA
- a CDS encoding glycogen/starch/alpha-glucan phosphorylase: MTDNKTLIATPEHTVDGFVREFLRELNFGQGTDLARASVNDKYLAMARTVRHYLMVRWLATLKRQGELQAKSVAYLSAEFLLGRQLDNALLAADLDEVVEEGLASLGIDLAELREAEVEPGLGNGGLGRLAACFIDSLATMNVPSIGYGIRYEYGIFRQTFVDGWQVEKPDNWLALGSPWEFPHPESAVTVDFGGHTEHYEQDGVTRSRWVPGWSVLGVPYNYMVPGYENGRVNTLRLWSARATRAFDLEIFNAGDYAQAVRAQTFAENISKVLYPEDSTPQGKELRLQQQYFFVACSLRDFIEQVLPEDFDLHKLPDRIIFQLNDTHPVIAIPELMRLLVDERGWDWDEAWAVTQKCFAYTCHTLLPEALEVWSVELLGKLLPRHLEIIYRINEGFMAELREAYPDDELRVRRMSIIAEYPERAVRMAYLATVAGSKVNGVAALHSQLLKDKVLRDFSEFFPDKFTNVTNGITPRRFVRLANPGLSELITSAIGDGWVTDLDRLKELEPLADDAGFREAFRAVKRANKLRLVDVLAERDGIRVDPDTMLDVMVKRLHEYKRQTLKLLHVVTLYDQVKSGAVRIEDITPRTFAFGAKAAPGYRMAKQTIGLINAVGRTVNNDPALQGRLTVAFPANYNVTLAEKLIPAADLSEQISLAGKEASGTGNMKFALNGALTIGTDDGANVEIRELVGDDNFFLFGLLEPEVAQIVEAGYRPSAYYEENRSLRHALDLIASGEFSGGDRATFEPIVSNLLSEDRFLVLADYQAYIDAQARVDEAYADTDAWTRSAVLNVARSGFFSSDRSMRDYIDRIWHTYPVPPER; this comes from the coding sequence GTGACGGACAACAAGACACTCATCGCCACCCCCGAGCACACCGTGGACGGCTTCGTCCGCGAGTTCTTGCGGGAGCTGAACTTCGGTCAGGGCACGGACCTCGCGCGGGCGTCGGTGAACGACAAGTACCTCGCCATGGCGCGCACCGTTCGCCACTACCTGATGGTCCGGTGGCTGGCCACGCTGAAGCGGCAGGGTGAGCTCCAGGCGAAGTCGGTGGCGTACCTGTCGGCGGAGTTCCTGCTCGGCCGGCAGCTGGACAACGCGCTGCTGGCCGCGGACCTCGACGAGGTCGTCGAGGAGGGTCTGGCGTCGCTGGGCATCGACCTCGCCGAGCTGCGTGAGGCGGAGGTCGAGCCGGGTCTGGGCAACGGCGGCCTCGGCCGGCTTGCGGCGTGCTTCATCGACTCGCTGGCGACGATGAACGTACCGAGCATCGGCTACGGCATCCGGTACGAGTACGGCATCTTCCGGCAGACGTTCGTCGACGGCTGGCAGGTGGAGAAGCCCGACAACTGGCTGGCGCTGGGGTCCCCGTGGGAGTTCCCGCACCCCGAGTCCGCCGTGACGGTCGACTTCGGCGGGCACACCGAGCACTACGAGCAGGACGGCGTCACGCGCTCGCGGTGGGTGCCGGGCTGGAGCGTCCTCGGTGTCCCCTACAACTACATGGTTCCCGGGTACGAGAACGGCCGCGTGAACACGCTGCGGCTGTGGAGCGCCCGTGCCACGCGCGCCTTCGACCTGGAGATCTTCAACGCCGGCGACTACGCGCAGGCGGTCCGGGCGCAGACGTTCGCGGAGAACATCTCCAAGGTGCTGTACCCGGAGGACTCCACGCCGCAGGGCAAGGAGCTGCGCCTCCAGCAGCAGTACTTCTTCGTCGCGTGCTCGCTGCGGGACTTCATCGAGCAGGTGCTGCCCGAGGACTTCGACCTGCACAAGCTGCCCGACCGCATCATCTTCCAGCTCAACGACACCCACCCCGTCATCGCGATCCCCGAGCTCATGCGGCTCCTGGTCGACGAGCGCGGCTGGGACTGGGACGAGGCGTGGGCGGTCACGCAGAAGTGCTTCGCCTACACGTGCCACACGCTGCTGCCGGAGGCCCTGGAGGTCTGGTCGGTCGAGCTCCTGGGCAAGCTGCTGCCCCGCCACCTCGAGATCATCTACCGGATCAACGAGGGCTTCATGGCCGAGCTGCGCGAGGCGTACCCGGACGACGAGCTGCGCGTGCGTCGCATGTCGATCATCGCGGAGTACCCGGAGCGGGCCGTGCGCATGGCGTACCTGGCCACCGTCGCCGGCTCGAAGGTCAACGGCGTCGCCGCCCTGCACTCGCAGCTGCTCAAGGACAAGGTCCTGCGCGACTTCTCCGAGTTCTTCCCGGACAAGTTCACCAACGTCACCAACGGCATCACCCCGCGGCGGTTCGTGCGGCTGGCCAACCCCGGCCTGTCGGAGCTGATCACGTCGGCGATCGGTGACGGCTGGGTCACGGACCTGGACCGGCTCAAGGAGCTGGAGCCGCTTGCCGACGACGCCGGCTTCCGGGAGGCGTTCCGCGCGGTCAAGCGCGCGAACAAGCTGCGCCTGGTCGACGTGCTCGCGGAGCGCGACGGCATCCGGGTGGACCCGGACACGATGCTGGACGTCATGGTCAAGCGCCTGCACGAGTACAAGCGCCAGACGCTCAAGCTCCTGCACGTGGTCACGCTGTACGACCAGGTGAAGTCCGGTGCCGTGCGGATCGAGGACATCACCCCGCGCACCTTCGCGTTCGGCGCCAAGGCAGCCCCGGGGTACCGGATGGCCAAGCAGACGATCGGCCTGATCAACGCGGTCGGCCGCACGGTCAACAACGACCCCGCGCTGCAGGGCCGGCTCACGGTCGCGTTCCCGGCCAACTACAACGTCACGCTCGCGGAGAAGCTCATCCCCGCGGCGGACCTGTCGGAGCAGATCTCCCTGGCCGGCAAGGAGGCGTCGGGCACGGGCAACATGAAGTTCGCCCTCAACGGCGCCCTGACCATCGGCACCGACGACGGCGCGAACGTCGAGATCCGTGAGCTGGTCGGCGACGACAACTTCTTCCTGTTCGGGCTGCTCGAGCCGGAGGTCGCGCAGATCGTCGAGGCCGGGTACCGCCCGAGCGCCTACTACGAGGAGAACCGCTCGCTGCGGCACGCCCTGGACCTCATCGCGTCCGGTGAGTTCTCGGGCGGCGACCGCGCGACGTTCGAGCCGATCGTGTCCAACCTGCTGTCCGAGGACCGGTTCCTGGTGCTGGCGGACTACCAGGCGTACATCGACGCCCAGGCCCGGGTCGACGAGGCGTACGCGGACACCGACGCCTGGACGCGCTCGGCGGTGCTCAACGTGGCCCGGTCCGGCTTCTTCTCCTCGGACCGCAGCATGCGCGACTACATCGACCGCATCTGGCACACGTACCCGGTGCCCCCCGAGCGCTGA
- a CDS encoding DUF5997 family protein, with protein sequence MTPPKKSQEMKASTAAAKLDVYLPATPEDFQNRMITREELTELQRNPPQWLVDLRREGPHPRSVIAGRLRISISGLARGGITEALTTEQIEALQADPPNWLVREREIAAQVRLEERLQESREADRKAEADRKAASGKG encoded by the coding sequence GTGACACCGCCCAAGAAGTCCCAGGAGATGAAGGCGTCGACCGCCGCCGCCAAGCTCGACGTGTACCTGCCGGCGACCCCGGAGGACTTCCAGAACCGGATGATCACGCGCGAGGAGCTCACGGAGCTGCAGCGCAACCCTCCGCAGTGGCTGGTGGACCTGCGTCGTGAGGGGCCGCACCCCCGCAGCGTCATCGCCGGTCGGCTGCGCATCTCCATCAGCGGGCTCGCGCGCGGCGGGATCACCGAGGCGCTGACCACCGAGCAGATCGAGGCCCTGCAGGCCGACCCGCCCAACTGGCTGGTGCGCGAGCGCGAGATCGCCGCGCAGGTCCGGCTCGAGGAGCGGCTGCAGGAGTCGCGCGAGGCCGATCGCAAGGCCGAGGCGGACCGCAAGGCCGCCAGCGGCAAGGGCTGA
- a CDS encoding LysR family transcriptional regulator substrate-binding protein, translating to MSTAPDRPAPAFRIALVPGVNPDRWLRVWQERLPDVPIELVHTSPDQAVPLLRAGAADAALVRLPADGDDLSTIPLYTEATVVMVTKDHVISVVDEVDAADLEDETLVVPLDDQLRWTDPPGTRFAGGAVDTTADAVDLVAAGVGVLVLPQSLGRLHQRRGLVARPVRDAPGSAIGLAWVTDRYDDLTEEFIGIVRGRTATSSRGRGAPPPPEPPKQRGASGARASGKGASGSSSSKGTSAPSSSKSSSKGTSSKKPNPRRPRPGR from the coding sequence ATGAGCACCGCCCCGGACCGCCCCGCGCCCGCGTTCCGCATCGCCCTGGTGCCCGGCGTCAACCCGGACCGGTGGCTGCGCGTGTGGCAGGAGCGGCTGCCCGACGTGCCGATCGAGCTCGTGCACACCTCGCCCGACCAGGCCGTGCCGCTGCTGCGTGCCGGCGCCGCCGACGCCGCGCTGGTGCGCCTGCCCGCGGACGGCGACGACCTGTCGACCATCCCCCTGTACACCGAGGCCACGGTCGTCATGGTGACCAAGGACCACGTGATCAGCGTGGTCGACGAGGTCGACGCCGCCGACCTGGAGGACGAGACCCTCGTCGTGCCCCTCGACGACCAGCTGCGCTGGACGGACCCGCCCGGCACCCGGTTCGCGGGGGGAGCCGTCGACACCACCGCCGACGCGGTCGACCTGGTCGCCGCCGGCGTCGGCGTCCTGGTGCTCCCGCAGTCGCTGGGTCGGCTGCACCAGCGCCGCGGGCTCGTCGCGCGTCCCGTGCGGGACGCTCCCGGGTCGGCGATCGGGCTCGCGTGGGTGACCGACCGGTACGACGACCTCACCGAGGAGTTCATCGGCATCGTCCGCGGCCGCACCGCGACGAGCTCGCGCGGCCGCGGCGCACCACCACCTCCGGAGCCGCCGAAGCAGCGCGGTGCCTCGGGCGCACGAGCGTCGGGCAAGGGCGCGTCGGGCAGCTCGTCGTCGAAGGGCACATCGGCACCGAGCTCGTCGAAGAGCTCGTCGAAGGGCACGTCGTCGAAGAAGCCCAACCCCCGTCGCCCTCGCCCCGGCCGCTGA